In Duganella zoogloeoides, a single genomic region encodes these proteins:
- a CDS encoding MFS transporter, with amino-acid sequence MDVYAPQVWQPHERPTLPGSPSSPHHSFPRRVAFFVIGFIVAITGGLGNALVIVNLPYLQGSLGVFSAEIQWLPAAYVMANVSMNLLLVKFRQQYGLRLFTELFLVLYALATVAHLFVHGLASAIAVRAAHGMSGAALTTLGLYYVLQAFPAQHRVKGVVLGIGFSQLATPMARLFSTNLMEIAEWRGLYFFELGLALLSLGCVLYLKLPPGDRIRAFEKMDFVTFGLFAPGVALLSAVLALGRTVWWFESRWLGLCLVGAIVLISAALLIEHNRARPLINTRWLTTGNMTRLALSVLLIRIVQSEANGTVGFLQTLGLNNDQMQMLWIVVMAGAVLGMLVSAWTITPARIPAQLMFSLVVMAIGAYMDAHATNLTRPADMYISQFLLGFGGAFFIGPTFVSGFGAVVAAPNNLVSFSVMFSITQTLGSLLGSAIVGTFQVAREKYHSSLLTEHLTLLNPLVAARIQNGGAALGGVVGDPAVRSAQGVASLGAAATREANILAYNDVFLMVTVIALLTLAWMLARYLWSICTVCPPSLFQGAQTGIAAVSLTNSESR; translated from the coding sequence ATGGACGTTTACGCCCCTCAAGTCTGGCAACCGCATGAGCGCCCCACCTTGCCCGGGTCGCCGTCCAGCCCGCACCATTCCTTCCCGCGCCGCGTGGCGTTTTTCGTCATCGGCTTCATCGTCGCCATCACCGGCGGCCTCGGTAACGCACTGGTCATCGTCAACCTGCCGTACCTGCAAGGCTCGCTGGGCGTGTTCTCGGCTGAAATTCAATGGCTGCCGGCCGCCTACGTCATGGCCAACGTCTCCATGAACCTGCTGCTGGTGAAGTTCCGCCAGCAGTACGGGCTGCGGCTCTTTACCGAACTGTTTTTGGTGCTGTACGCGCTGGCGACGGTGGCCCACCTGTTCGTGCACGGGCTGGCGTCGGCAATTGCCGTGCGCGCGGCCCACGGCATGAGTGGCGCCGCGCTGACCACGCTGGGCCTGTACTACGTGCTGCAGGCGTTTCCCGCCCAGCACCGTGTGAAAGGCGTGGTGCTGGGGATCGGTTTCTCGCAACTGGCCACGCCCATGGCGCGGCTGTTTTCCACCAACCTGATGGAAATCGCCGAGTGGCGCGGCCTGTATTTTTTCGAACTGGGACTGGCGCTGCTGTCGCTCGGCTGCGTGCTGTACCTGAAACTGCCGCCGGGCGACCGTATCAGGGCGTTCGAGAAAATGGATTTCGTCACGTTCGGCCTGTTCGCGCCCGGCGTGGCGCTGCTGTCGGCCGTGCTGGCGCTGGGGCGCACCGTGTGGTGGTTCGAGTCGCGCTGGCTGGGCCTGTGCCTGGTGGGCGCCATCGTGCTCATTTCCGCCGCGCTGCTGATCGAGCATAACCGCGCGCGCCCGCTGATCAACACGCGCTGGCTCACCACCGGCAACATGACGCGCCTGGCCCTGTCGGTGCTGCTGATCCGCATCGTGCAGTCGGAGGCCAACGGCACCGTGGGCTTCCTGCAGACGCTGGGCCTCAATAACGACCAGATGCAGATGCTGTGGATCGTGGTGATGGCCGGCGCCGTGCTGGGCATGCTGGTGAGTGCGTGGACCATCACGCCGGCGCGTATTCCTGCGCAGCTGATGTTCTCGCTGGTGGTGATGGCGATCGGCGCCTACATGGATGCACACGCTACCAACCTCACGCGCCCGGCCGACATGTATATCAGCCAGTTCCTGCTGGGCTTTGGCGGCGCGTTCTTCATCGGTCCCACGTTCGTCTCGGGCTTCGGCGCGGTGGTGGCCGCGCCCAACAACCTGGTGAGCTTCTCGGTGATGTTCTCGATCACGCAGACGCTGGGCAGCCTGCTGGGCAGCGCCATCGTCGGCACGTTCCAGGTGGCACGCGAAAAATACCATTCCAGCCTGCTGACCGAACACCTCACGCTCCTGAACCCGCTGGTGGCCGCGCGCATCCAGAACGGCGGCGCGGCGCTCGGCGGCGTGGTGGGCGACCCGGCCGTGCGCAGCGCCCAGGGCGTGGCGTCGCTGGGGGCGGCGGCCACGCGCGAGGCCAATATCCTGGCCTACAACGACGTGTTCCTGATGGTGACCGTGATTGCGCTGCTCACGCTGGCGTGGATGCTGGCGCGCTACCTGTGGAGCATCTGCACGGTGTGCCCGCCGAGCCTGTTCCAGGGCGCCCAGACCGGCATCGCCGCCGTCTCCCTGACCAATTCCGAATCCCGATAA
- a CDS encoding HlyD family secretion protein, with the protein MADHTPDNPPPSDKHVAEVAAAAATAAVASTREEPPPHRRAQIISTIAFALIALMGVLVVLYAWRLPPFTTPIVSTENALVRGQVTLIGTQIAGYVTEVNVQDFQFVKKDELLAKIDDRIYQQRYDQAQAQLAAQKAALANWEQSHRTAEAGVVLNQAVLANAQAQAMKSQADLKRVDSLAEDGSLSLREQDASRAVQAQTAAAVAQARANLDIAKQQVRSVTVNKQSLEAAVDNAAAALKAAKVDLENTRIVAPEDGQLGQVTVRKGAYVNTGAQLMGLVPRQLWVIANLKETQMNRVRVGQSVTFKVDALDGAQLTGQVERISPATGSEFSVLPADNATGNYVKIAQRIPVRIRIDAGQARAQRLAPGMSVIVSIDTSAVLNDADEGGQP; encoded by the coding sequence ATGGCCGACCATACTCCCGACAATCCCCCGCCTTCCGACAAACATGTGGCCGAAGTAGCGGCCGCTGCCGCCACGGCCGCCGTGGCCAGCACCAGGGAAGAGCCGCCGCCGCACCGGCGCGCGCAGATCATCTCCACCATCGCCTTTGCCCTGATCGCGCTGATGGGCGTGCTGGTGGTGCTGTACGCGTGGCGGCTGCCGCCGTTCACCACGCCCATCGTCTCCACCGAGAATGCGCTGGTGCGTGGCCAGGTAACGCTGATCGGCACCCAGATCGCCGGCTATGTCACCGAGGTCAATGTGCAGGACTTCCAGTTCGTCAAAAAGGACGAACTGCTGGCCAAGATCGACGACCGTATCTACCAGCAGCGCTACGACCAGGCGCAGGCGCAGCTGGCCGCGCAAAAGGCCGCGCTGGCCAACTGGGAGCAGTCGCACCGCACGGCCGAAGCGGGCGTGGTGCTCAATCAGGCGGTGCTGGCCAATGCCCAGGCCCAGGCCATGAAGTCGCAGGCGGATTTGAAACGGGTGGACTCGCTGGCCGAAGACGGCTCGCTGTCGCTGCGCGAACAGGATGCCTCGCGCGCGGTGCAGGCGCAAACCGCCGCTGCCGTGGCGCAGGCACGCGCCAATCTCGACATCGCCAAGCAGCAGGTGCGCTCGGTCACCGTCAACAAGCAGTCGCTGGAAGCGGCCGTGGACAACGCCGCCGCCGCGCTCAAGGCCGCGAAGGTGGACCTGGAGAACACCCGCATCGTCGCGCCCGAAGACGGCCAGCTGGGCCAGGTCACGGTGCGCAAGGGCGCGTACGTCAACACCGGCGCCCAGTTGATGGGACTGGTGCCGCGCCAGTTGTGGGTCATCGCCAACTTGAAGGAAACCCAGATGAACCGCGTGCGCGTGGGCCAGAGCGTGACCTTCAAGGTCGATGCGCTCGACGGCGCGCAGCTGACCGGGCAGGTCGAGCGCATTTCGCCGGCCACCGGTTCGGAATTCTCGGTGCTGCCGGCCGATAACGCCACCGGCAATTACGTCAAGATCGCCCAGCGCATCCCGGTGCGCATCCGCATCGACGCCGGCCAGGCGCGCGCGCAGCGGCTGGCGCCCGGCATGTCGGTGATCGTCAGCATCGACACGTCGGCGGTGCTCAACGATGCCGACGAGGGAGGGCAGCCATGA